The DNA region TTGTGGCGTTTTTCATTTTCGGTACCAACGATTATTATGCATTTGACGGAGAGGAAAAGACATCCCTAATTCCATACCACTAGGATTTGACAGTACCTATACGATTCTCCTAGGTAAGGGAGGATGGAGAGATCTAGTTAACATGGGAGTAGGGAATGATTTGTTGCGCCATTTTCTCCTCGACGACACACATGAACACACAGAATTAGCGTTTATAGCCCAGCCAACAGGATAACACAAAGTGCCACAAGATCAGCAAATAAATGTACATTCCAATAAATCAAACGCAATAGTCAAAGGAGTCTGTGGACATGTACATGTAAATGTACTGAGCTTGTGCAGAGTGATAAATGTAAATGTAAAATAACTAAAGCTACGAGGCGCCAGCCACCAGGCACCCGAGTTCAGTAGTCACAGCCCAGTTAAGTTACAATACAGTTAATTCAGAACGAACAAGATCAGGTACCGTTTGGCTGTTAGTTTCTCACATGTAGGGGAGTGGACTGGTGGAGGCGCGCGGCTCGGCTGTGTTGCGTGGAGTGGATCCATCCTCGGGAACGGCTTGTATCCTTGACTAGTAGCCCCCTCCGTGATTACGTAAGTTTTCTACTATAACGGATTTGAGATTGATAATTTAGGGCTTAGATTTTAATGTCAAAGCATGAGTGATTTGCCATTGTGGATGATCACGTCTTCATGAACCTATTCTTTAGGTTGCAAATTTGTTCCATATAGTTGAATGTCAATTCAAATTTTAAATCATGAAATTTCAGAGGTTAGAAGAATTTGGGTTAATAGAGGAGTCTTTGCCTCTGAAACTGAATATTAGTTCACTTTAAAATTAAATTTTTATGACTACCGTGTTTGTATTTTCACTTTGTTATTAGTATAATTTGTGTTCCAAAAGTTTGGTGCTCTTTTGTATGTCGGGTATCCCAACCCTCATATTAGACATTTAGGCTAAAACTTGCCCGGGCTTCACAAAAATTCTGGCTCGGCCActgtgttagttttgctccatcaaTTGACATCGTAATATTGAAGTTGTTCTGAAGAACGCGTAGATGCATTGAGAGGGCCCAGTGTGTATCCCTCCATCTTGAGGGGTAAATCTCTTGCTTGACTTATCTAGCACTAGGACATGATTTTTGGTATACCTAAAAGTCACATTTATGATTACCCAGTTACTGTATAACATTTGGTGACCGGAAATATTTCATCCGGTATTCTGGTGTCAATGATTTGGAATACTTCATCATCAACAAACATGAGCAAATCTATAGGCCTGAACTAGGGATCCTTATGGTGTCTACCATTTCATACATGCATACAGGTTTTCCTTTAGAATCACATGTTCAAGAACTTATGCACATATACAGTATGAAACACAAACTTAATCAGGAATGTGAAAAAAATAGAATAATacttaataactttattattgcgtctgGGGCATctttccaacagtctctcactttTGTGGTGCTGCTCATACTTTGGTGGAGCGAGAGACTTTTGTCCACGGTTCTGACACTTTAGTTGAGAAAGCGAGTACGTTCCCTTATTTGAAAATGCTTAAATTTAAACTTGCAAATAAATTATAAAGAAACGGAAATGCCCGCTTCATTCACACCCCTCCACGGCAGGTGTGGGAGTATCCCGGTCCAACCGGTACTGGTCGAGCGAGCGACCATCAAGGCCTATGCGATTAAACGTTGCGATGAACTCTCTAGCGGTGACGCTCCTGTAGATCGGGGGGTTGCGTCCATCGGTGATGGGGCCATACAACCTCGTCGATCTCTCAATGTTGGTGTTGAAGAAGGACGCCACAGAGACCCTAGCGGTGTCTTTGCTCTTGTTCGCCAGGACTCGGTGCTCCACGCTCCTGAACTGGTCATTGCTGACGAGCTGCACATCATCAGAGTTGCATGTATATATTATTTCTCCGACAAGTACTTCGGGATGGAGGAAGTACAACTTATAGCGAGATGGATGGAGATGGAGGGTTGATATGCATGCCTGAAGAAGGTCGCCGATGTTGATGATGAAAGCGCCGGGCACGGGAGGGACATCCACCCAGGTCTTGCCGTCGACGAGCACCTGGAGGCCGCCCATGCCGTCTTGCAGGAGGACGGTGAGGAAGCCCGGGTCGGTGTGCCTCTTGGTGCCCCAAGTGAGATACGGCTCCGGACACGGTGGGTAGTATTGGCACACGGCGTTGAGGTTCTCCGCGCAGTCCATGTCGCGCAGGTGGTCGCTGCTCAGGCCAAGGGACTCCGACAGCAGCTCCAGCACGGACAGCCCCACCTTGGTCACCGCGTGGCCGTACTCCGTGACCACATCCCTGCATATATTTAATATTTTGGTCTCAACAAATCGAATATGGTATGAACTAGAAATCCATGATGGATCATGTATGATGCAGTCTAGTCTCTAGTGTATATACGTGTTCATGCATActgctccctccgttcctaaaggtGAGATGTTTTAGCTTTTTTCTGATTCAtctgtatgtagacatgttttggCGTGTATGTTCATCCATTTCAAAATGTATTTAGTCCACATCAAAATGTGTAAaacatcttatactccctccgtccggaatagatacatctctttttatccattttgatgacaagtatttccggacggagggagtagtacttaggaatggagggagtacctgaCAGCCTCGGGCAGCTCTTCGGAAGGTGCCGGGTCCGGAGCGAGGTGGAAGAAGAGGGTGTCGCGCCAGttggccgccgccgacgagaagagGTCGAAGTTGGAGGCGAAACGCACCTTGCGAGCTTGGTCCCTGCTGTAGATGGCCTGCTTCGCCTCGGCGGGTCCCTCGTTGAACCGGCGCACCCCCTCGAGCATGCCGGCCATGAGCTCGGCCGGCACGCCATGGTTGACCACCTGAAAGAAGCCCACCGTCCTGGCCGCGTGCCGCACCAGGGCGACCGCG from Triticum dicoccoides isolate Atlit2015 ecotype Zavitan unplaced genomic scaffold, WEW_v2.0 scaffold226924, whole genome shotgun sequence includes:
- the LOC119345335 gene encoding DIBOA-glucoside dioxygenase BX6-like; this encodes MPSTESAAGVAWDRRRELQAFDDTKAGVKGLVDAGVTALPPIFRHSPESLESITSSNHVAGAIPTVDLAAPRREDAVALVRHAARTVGFFQVVNHGVPAELMAGMLEGVRRFNEGPAEAKQAIYSRDQARKVRFASNFDLFSSAAANWRDTLFFHLAPDPAPSEELPEAVRDVVTEYGHAVTKVGLSVLELLSESLGLSSDHLRDMDCAENLNAVCQYYPPCPEPYLTWGTKRHTDPGFLTVLLQDGMGGLQVLVDGKTWVDVPPVPGAFIINIGDLLQLVSNDQFRSVEHRVLANKSKDTARVSVASFFNTNIERSTRLYGPITDGRNPPIYRSVTAREFIATFNRIGLDGRSLDQYRLDRDTPTPAVEGCE